The following are encoded in a window of Arthrobacter sp. OAP107 genomic DNA:
- a CDS encoding DMT family transporter: protein MVWVAVLLAVMGAFCLAFGAQRQGSAVKADTGGLALSSNGFLRLLRNPRWVFGLLLLCMGMAMNAVALVTAPLTVVQPIGAIALVITTVVNTKDQGLSINRATVVAISLCVTGSALFVLLAVNVTQESHHVTPEDELTIVLLLSLAVGIFGSLAAMFKHRMSAFIYILGAGILFGFVAVLTRIIGKHLLDPNGLFLLNVPWYSLVAIAAAGGMGSWFVQSAYSTGPPDLVIAGLTVVDPIVGIAIGITILGELRPDVHAVVAIAMGTAATLAIVGVIALSRHHPEVTKRKKDVRKATGRASH from the coding sequence ATGGTCTGGGTTGCGGTTTTGCTCGCGGTCATGGGCGCGTTTTGTCTCGCCTTCGGTGCCCAGCGCCAGGGAAGCGCGGTCAAGGCGGACACGGGTGGTCTGGCGCTGAGCTCCAACGGATTCCTCCGCCTCCTGCGGAATCCCCGGTGGGTCTTCGGCCTCCTCCTGCTGTGCATGGGCATGGCCATGAACGCCGTTGCGCTGGTCACGGCACCCCTGACCGTGGTCCAGCCGATCGGCGCCATCGCCCTGGTGATCACCACCGTGGTCAACACCAAGGATCAGGGCCTGAGCATCAACCGCGCCACCGTGGTGGCGATCAGCCTTTGCGTCACGGGATCGGCGCTGTTCGTCCTGCTTGCCGTCAATGTCACGCAGGAAAGCCACCATGTCACGCCTGAGGACGAACTCACGATTGTGCTGCTGCTGTCTCTGGCGGTGGGCATCTTCGGCAGCCTCGCCGCCATGTTCAAGCACCGCATGAGCGCGTTCATCTACATCCTGGGTGCCGGCATCCTGTTTGGCTTCGTGGCAGTGCTGACACGAATAATCGGCAAACACCTGCTGGATCCAAACGGCCTGTTCCTGCTGAACGTGCCCTGGTACTCGCTGGTGGCCATTGCGGCGGCAGGAGGAATGGGGTCATGGTTCGTGCAGAGCGCGTATTCCACCGGTCCGCCGGATCTGGTGATTGCCGGCCTCACCGTGGTGGACCCCATCGTGGGCATCGCGATCGGCATCACGATCCTGGGCGAGCTGCGCCCCGATGTCCACGCCGTCGTGGCGATTGCCATGGGTACGGCGGCAACCCTTGCTATCGTGGGGGTAATCGCCCTGTCACGACACCATCCCGAGGTCACCAAACGGAAGAAGGACGTTCGGAAGGCCACGGGCAGGGCGTCCCACTAG
- a CDS encoding CDP-alcohol phosphatidyltransferase family protein — translation MRFIGAGSRPGQPHVDRDLVYTVPNLLTVLRFMGVPIFIWLVLAQREYGLAVLVLAIMGSTDWVDGYVARRFNQTSKLGRVLDPIADRLAMIAVAVTLVIAGVVQWWYLAALVVPDAVLLGMSLFYFRGHPDLPVSLVGKARTGLLLLGTPLLVLSKLPIPSAGAWFVAAWVVLGLGLVGHWVAAYNYFWAIQRKGKMLAADDGGNG, via the coding sequence ATGAGATTCATCGGCGCTGGTTCCCGCCCCGGGCAGCCGCATGTCGATCGCGATCTGGTCTACACCGTCCCCAACCTCCTCACGGTACTTCGCTTCATGGGCGTTCCTATTTTCATCTGGCTTGTGCTGGCCCAGAGGGAATACGGATTGGCCGTGTTGGTGCTCGCCATCATGGGCAGCACTGACTGGGTGGACGGTTACGTCGCCCGGCGGTTCAATCAGACCTCCAAGCTGGGGCGCGTTCTTGACCCCATCGCCGACCGGCTGGCCATGATTGCCGTCGCAGTCACCCTGGTGATCGCCGGCGTCGTGCAGTGGTGGTACCTGGCCGCGCTCGTGGTTCCCGACGCCGTCCTGCTGGGCATGTCACTGTTCTACTTCCGCGGCCACCCGGACCTTCCCGTCAGCCTGGTGGGCAAGGCCCGCACCGGCCTGCTCCTGCTCGGAACTCCGCTCCTTGTGCTGTCGAAGCTGCCCATTCCGTCCGCCGGAGCGTGGTTCGTCGCCGCCTGGGTGGTTCTGGGGCTGGGGCTCGTTGGCCACTGGGTTGCCGCCTACAACTATTTCTGGGCGATCCAACGCAAAGGAAAAATGCTGGCGGCCGACGACGGCGGGAACGGCTGA
- a CDS encoding phage holin family protein: protein MSGRHSGRANQGLRITALPKTLRLAVKLVPRQLNDEIALAKIEAKRKGKQLGVAGAFFGVAAVFLALLVTGLIVAAIMGLATIMPAWLAALLVSAVFLLIALIGGLIGLRKFKQAMPLIPEDTVRGLKHDLGIAKEGSDFDAAVLDPNSPQAKAAAEAKAAEKAKEKADKEARKAAEAVDVPVATEPELRRRLKQRREHLTGVRDELGEELDVKTQAQAFLGAARNRAAEGNEKFQEARERAAERFAALSASARSGAPTGSLPGQLEARWKPLLALAASTAVLLTLLRKLFKS from the coding sequence ATGAGCGGGCGTCACAGCGGGCGGGCCAACCAAGGACTGCGTATCACTGCGCTGCCAAAAACGTTGCGGCTCGCCGTCAAACTGGTGCCACGCCAGCTCAATGACGAGATCGCGCTGGCCAAGATCGAGGCAAAGCGCAAAGGCAAGCAGCTTGGCGTCGCCGGCGCCTTCTTCGGGGTGGCCGCCGTCTTCCTGGCGCTGCTGGTCACCGGGCTGATCGTGGCGGCCATCATGGGCCTGGCCACCATCATGCCGGCCTGGCTGGCGGCTCTGCTGGTCAGCGCCGTCTTCCTGCTCATTGCCCTGATCGGCGGTCTCATTGGTCTCCGGAAGTTCAAGCAGGCGATGCCGCTGATTCCCGAGGACACGGTCCGCGGCCTGAAGCACGACCTGGGCATCGCGAAGGAAGGCTCGGACTTCGACGCCGCCGTGCTTGATCCCAACTCGCCCCAGGCCAAGGCCGCCGCCGAAGCAAAGGCAGCGGAGAAGGCCAAGGAGAAGGCGGACAAGGAAGCCAGGAAGGCTGCCGAGGCCGTGGACGTTCCCGTGGCCACGGAGCCTGAACTCCGCCGCCGCCTGAAGCAGCGCCGTGAACACCTGACCGGTGTGCGGGATGAGCTTGGCGAGGAACTGGACGTCAAAACCCAAGCCCAGGCTTTCCTTGGCGCTGCCAGGAACCGGGCCGCGGAAGGCAACGAGAAGTTCCAGGAGGCCCGCGAACGTGCGGCCGAACGCTTCGCCGCCCTGTCGGCGTCGGCCCGCTCCGGCGCCCCGACGGGCTCCCTGCCCGGGCAGCTCGAGGCGCGCTGGAAGCCGCTCCTGGCCCTCGCTGCCTCAACCGCCGTCCTGCTCACTCTGCTGCGGAAACTTTTCAAGAGCTGA